The following proteins come from a genomic window of Pseudomonas hygromyciniae:
- a CDS encoding DOPA 4,5-dioxygenase family protein → MQRIKGYHAHIYFDASTLDQARKLCEDAAAIFPVRMGRMHERPLGPHPDWSCQLAFDPQYIGVALPWLALNRNGLVVFLHPDTGNDLKDHTDYAIWMGAMRPLDLSIF, encoded by the coding sequence ATGCAACGTATCAAGGGCTATCACGCCCATATCTACTTCGACGCCAGCACCCTCGACCAGGCGCGCAAGCTCTGCGAAGACGCGGCGGCCATCTTCCCGGTGCGCATGGGGCGCATGCATGAGCGCCCGCTGGGCCCGCATCCGGACTGGAGCTGCCAGTTGGCGTTCGACCCGCAGTACATCGGCGTGGCGTTGCCGTGGTTGGCCCTAAATCGCAACGGCTTGGTGGTGTTTCTGCACCCCGATACCGGCAATGACCTGAAGGACCATACCGACTACGCGATCTGGATGGGGGCCATGCGTCCGTTGGACTTGTCTATTTTTTAA